One Numida meleagris isolate 19003 breed g44 Domestic line chromosome 6, NumMel1.0, whole genome shotgun sequence genomic region harbors:
- the EXOC3L4 gene encoding exocyst complex component 3-like protein 4 — protein sequence MNTNTEGYLMRSTSEPNSKTNDVGKEKMEVASELGSPTLHDENTGFLERGIKTMRSIRRSKRKSEKEQEGTGTWRRRLLSFQFPKSSDENKTEIPDGLEQIVDKIETEPTEGKPLSVMEINELIQKKQLLEAFASIKYMEDEMIAERDADKYKDNPQEFLRKTKDVDLLYSSITSMIQSIVVGTLEHHTVEEATLTSLVTLIAREEAAHPSTSNAAAPGSDLLGAPRKWREEWREAVNESTRKRVLSIPMASKEEEKAWLDLHLSFLQKYLLEDLLKIKSSVKKCYPEEYRVCEVYVEAFHNAIASHLQDLSQRPLEFNELYSLLDWVANTYRSELFLGHSDLKPEVQTENLSLLLAPADWDRLKNDYITSVKGKIKSYFGNILRLEVTEKWEKEVPPEVKDNLYQSSLSFDIQTIIGEHMKLSEAISRSLETKTLELCLAELHEFIPRFGEEFLEWNAVHDSPMFAPYFAAYINSFHDLLSGLKTVFKVNTEELQKILAALTKNFRNVFLNKLRTKTQPLLKKILTKDWILAREKPNSLAAAVSQFSEHLQHTRQPLGQELLCHVHKYVVREYIAQIIKPKKKMNGEKRRQVSQRINEEAKILNNALIDHGSDSSWLLPAVIHIANIIGEKRKDRIKEYIKELTQDYPDIRKEHIMAILTVRGLGFASRRTIFQQGFHHALESPDSEDGNTLFAEIDVPAITSCF from the exons ATGAATACAAACACAGAGGGGTATCTAATGAGATCAACCTCAGAACCAAATTCTAAAACAAATGAtgtggggaaggaaaagatggAGGTTGCTTCAGAGCTGGGCAGCCCAACGTTGCATGATGAGAACACAGGATTTCTTGAAAGAGGTATTAAAACAATGCGAAGCATCCGGAGATCAAAACGAAAGAGTGAGAAAGAACAGGAGGGCACTGGCACCTGGAGAAGAAGACTACTTTCTTTTCAATTCCCCAAGAGCTCCGAcgagaacaaaacagaaatccctGATGGATTGGAACAGATTGTTGATAAAATAGAAACAGAGCCCACTGAAGGAAAACCTCTTTCAG taatggAAATCAATGAACTTATTcagaaaaaacaacttctggAAGCATTTGCAAGCATCAAATACATGGAAGATGAGATGATAGCAGAACGGGATGCAGACAAATACAAGGATAACCCACAAGAGTTTTTGAGGAAAACCAAGGATGTGGATTTACTGTACAGCTCTATCACAAGCATGATCCAGTCCATTGTGGTGGGAACACTGGAGCATCACACAGTGGAGGAGGCCACACTGACCTCCCTGGTGACATTAATTGCCCGTGAAGAGGCAGCTCATCCCAGTACAAGcaatgctgctgctcctgggtcAGACTTGCTTGGAGCACCCAGAAAGTGGAGGGAAGAGTGGAGAGAAGCTGTTAATGAGAGCACTAGAAAGAGAGTTCTGAGCATACCTATGGCatcaaaggaagaagagaaagcctGGCTTGATCTCCACTTAAGTTTTCTCCAGAAATACCTGCTCGAAGACTTACTGAAAATCAAGTCATCAGTAAAAAAGTGCTATCCAGAGGAGTACCGGGTGTGCGAAGTGTATGTGGAGGCTTTTCACAATGCCATCGCCTCACACTTGCAAGATCTCTCCCAGAGACCTCTGGAGTTCAATGAGCTCTATTCCTTGCTTGACTGGGTGGCCAACACCTACCGCAG TGAACTCTTTCTTGGTCACTCTGATCTCAAACCAGAAGTTCAGACAGAAAACCTGTCCCTGCTGCTAGCACCAGCAGACTGGGATAGACTGAAAAACGATTACATCACTTCTGTAAAG GGTAAAATCAAGAGCTATTTTGGAAACATCCTGAGGCTGGAAGTGACGGAAAAGTGGGAGAAGGAAGTTCCCCCAGAAGTGAAGGATAACCTGTACCAGTCCTCGCTTTCCTTTGACATTCAGACG ATTATCGGGGAGCACATGAAGTTATCTGAAGCCATCAGCAGAAGTCTGGAAACAAAAACGCTTGAGCTGTGCCTGGCTGAGCTGCACGAATTCATACCAAG GTTTGGGGAGGAGTTCCTGGAGTGGAACGCAGTCCATGACAGCCCCATGTTTGCACCCTACTTTGCTGCCTACATCAACAGCTTCCATGACCTCCT GTCAGGcttaaaaacagtgtttaaaGTCAACACTGAGGAACTGCAAAAGATTTTGGCAGCTTTGacaaagaacttcagaaatgtgtttttaaataaattaagaacaaaaacacag CCACTTCTAAAGAAAATCCTAACCAAGGACTGGATTTTGGCAAGAGAGAAGCCAAACTCGCTGGCAGCAGCAGTCTCACAGTTCTCAGAGCACCTGCAGCACACAAGGCAGCCCCTGGGACAG gaactTCTATGCCATGTTCATAAGTATGTGGTAAGGGAGTATATTGCGCAGATCATCAAAcccaagaagaaaatgaatggagaGAAACGGCGGCAAGTGAGCCAAAGGATAAACGAGGAAGCCAAAATCCTTAATAATGCTCTCATCGACCAT GGCTCTGACTCCAGCTGGCTCCTTCCTGCTGTAATTCACATCGCCAATATCATtggggagaagagaaaagacaGGATCAAGGAGTACATCAAGGAACTGACTCAGGATTACCCGGACATCAG gaaGGAGCATATCATGGCCATCCTCACAGTCCGGGGCCTGGGGTTCGCCAGCAGAAGGACGAtttttcagcaaggctttcaTCATGCACTGGAGAGCCCTGACAGCGAGGATGGCAACACGCTTTTTGCTGAAATCGATGTGCCTGCAATCACCAGCTGTTTCTAA